A part of Variovorax sp. HW608 genomic DNA contains:
- a CDS encoding phage gp6-like head-tail connector protein — protein sequence MSWDLDTARKRLGIEGGEQDEVIESAMNFALAVAESYCDRRFLKQEDRQEFTLPCGPNLLVRRYPLVSLETIEPIDPQPDPPPEPYDVSAAWRMDKKRGIVFVVGAPPWVAGGVDAAAPSPFYGRESAGFVLNYTGGYDPLPADLEQALWLVFDAVWFATPGWGADAGSQAGAGAGGAVKSFNIDGMALAFDTGSGDKAASQAGGDVGSFGPFLPLSATSLLHPYRAETVIGIG from the coding sequence ATGAGCTGGGATCTCGACACCGCCAGGAAGCGCCTGGGCATCGAGGGCGGCGAACAGGACGAGGTCATCGAGTCCGCGATGAACTTCGCGCTCGCCGTGGCCGAAAGCTACTGCGACCGTCGCTTTCTCAAGCAGGAAGACAGGCAGGAGTTCACGCTGCCGTGCGGGCCGAACCTGCTCGTGCGTCGCTATCCCCTCGTCTCGCTCGAAACCATCGAGCCGATCGATCCGCAGCCCGACCCGCCGCCCGAGCCCTATGACGTTTCGGCGGCCTGGCGCATGGACAAGAAGCGCGGCATCGTCTTCGTCGTCGGAGCGCCGCCATGGGTTGCAGGAGGGGTGGACGCCGCGGCGCCGAGCCCGTTCTACGGCCGCGAGAGCGCCGGCTTCGTGCTGAACTACACCGGCGGCTATGACCCGTTGCCCGCAGATCTCGAACAGGCGCTGTGGCTGGTCTTCGACGCCGTCTGGTTCGCGACGCCCGGATGGGGAGCGGACGCCGGGTCGCAAGCCGGCGCGGGCGCAGGCGGTGCCGTCAAGTCCTTCAACATCGACGGCATGGCGCTGGCCTTCGACACGGGTAGCGGCGACAAGGCCGCGAGCCAGGCCGGCGGCGATGTGGGCTCCTTCGGGCCGTTCCTGCCGCTGTCGGCCACGTCGCTGCTGCACCCCTACCGGGCAGAGACGGTCATCGGGATCGGATGA